From one Oncorhynchus keta strain PuntledgeMale-10-30-2019 chromosome 30, Oket_V2, whole genome shotgun sequence genomic stretch:
- the LOC118363491 gene encoding neuronal acetylcholine receptor subunit alpha-3: MNPSGIVLVVLLLVVLTAQGCLSSKGEDRLFRNLFRRYNQFIRPVENVSDPVTVEFEVSISQLVKVDEVNQIMETNLWLRHVWNDYKLKWVPIEYDGLEFIRVPSNKIWRPDIVLYNNAVGDFLVEDKTKALLKFDGTITWIPPAIFKSSCPMDITYFPFDYQNCSMKFGSWTYDKAKIDLVLIGSKVNLKDFWESGEWEIIDAPGYKHDIKYNCCEEIYPDITYSFYIRRLPLFYTINLIIPCLLISFLTVLVFYLPSDCGEKVTLCISVLLSLTVFLLVITETIPSTSLVIPLIGEYLLFTMIFVTLSIVITVFVLNVHYRTPMTHTMPAWVRSVFLGLLPKVLLMRRPVDQGCPSSLGSGRGDGTGGGSIGDGGVGGGASGTGKKRKNSIGGGIGGGCVQVDGGVATAETGQAGEMNCVEYGEVQNKPNLACKGKEVPIPTIPPVVPPPAPSDPDLSKLPRALSSPPKVNAVVAFSVVSPEIKQAIESVKYIAENMRTRNKAKEVEDDWKYVAMVIDRIFLWVFVTVCITGTLGLFLQPLISFFT; the protein is encoded by the exons gctGTCTGTCGTCTAAGGGGGAAGACAGGCTGTTCAGGAATTTATTCAGGCGATACAACCAGTTCATCAGACCCGTGGAGAATGTCTCTGACCCTGTCACCGTGGAGTTTGAGGTCTCCATATCCCAGCTGGTCAAAGTG GATGAAGTCAATCAGATTATGGAGACCAATTTATGGCTGAGACAT GTCTGGAATGACTACAAACTGAAATGGGTTCCCATCGAGTATGACGGACTTGAGTTCATTCGTGTGCCCTCCAATAAGATATGGAGGCCGGACATCGTCCTCTACAACAA TGCTGTGGGAGATTTCCTGGTTGAGGACAAGACCAAAGCTCTGCTGAAGTTTGACGGCACCATCACCTGGATCCCCCCCGCCATCTTTAAATCCTCCTGCCCCATGGACATCACCTACTTCCCCTTCGACTACCAAAACTGCTCCATGAAGTTTGGCTCCTGGACCTACGACAAGGCCAAGATTGACCTCGTGCTCATAGGGTCAAAG GTGAACCTCAAGGACTTCTGGGAGAGTGGCGAGTGGGAGATCATCGACGCGCCGGGCTACAAGCACGACATCAAGTACAACTGCTGTGAGGAGATCTACCCAGACATCACCTACTCTTTCTACATCAGACGCCTGCCTCTCTTCTACACCATCAACCTCATCATcccctgtctcctcatctccttcctcaCCGTCCTCGTCTTCTACCTCCCCTCTGACTGTGGAGAGAAGGTgaccctctgtatctctgtcctcctgtccctcACTGTGTTCCTCCTGGTCATCACTGAGACCATCCCGTctacatctctggtcatcccccTCATCGGGGAGTACCTCCTCTTCACCATGATCTTCGTCACCCTCTCCATCGTCATCACCGTGTTTGTGCTGAATGTCCACTACCGTACGCCTATGACCCACACCATGCCGGCCTGGGTCCGGTCTGTGTTCCTGGGTTTGCTGCCCAAGGTGCTGCTCATGAGGAGGCCTGTAGACCAGGGCTGCCCCTCCTCCTtggggagtgggagaggagatggaacagGAGGTGGGAGTATTGGAGATGGGGGTGTAGGAGGAGGAGCGAGTGGAAcagggaagaagaggaagaacagcATTGGGGGAGGAATAGGGGGCGGGTGTGTGCAGGTGGACGGGGGTGTGGCCACCGCTGAAACAGGGCAGGCGGGGGAGATGAACTGTGTGGAGTACGGCGAAGTGCAGAACAAGCCGAATTTAGCCTGTAAGGGGAAAGAGGTGCCCATCCCCACCATACCCCCGGTGGTGCCCCCTCCTGCCCCCTCTGATCCGGACCTATCCAAACTGCCCCGAGCGCTCAGCAGCCCGCCCAAAGTCAACGCAGTGGTGGCCTTCTCCGTGGTGTCACCAGAGATCAAACAGGCCATCGAGAGTGTCAAGTACATCGCTGAGAACATGAGAACACGCAACAAGGCCAAAGAG gtggaaGATGACTGGAAGTACGTAGCCATGGTGATTGACAGGATCTTCCTGTGGGTGTTTGTGACTGTGTGTATCACTGGAACTCTGGGACTGTTTCTTCAGCCTCTCATCAGCTTCTTCACATGA
- the LOC118363489 gene encoding neuronal acetylcholine receptor subunit non-alpha-3, giving the protein MRIIMNLPVSVLVLSAMCAFCLGTIPGEFGSLAEMEDLLLRNLFQGYQRWVRPIQHANDTVTVRFGLKISQLVDVDEKNQLMTTNVWLWQEWIDYKLRWNPEDYGGITSIRVPSETIWLPDIVLYENADGRFEGSLMTKAIVKSNGRITWTPPASYKSACTMDVTFFPFDRQNCSMKFGSWTYDGNMVDMILLDDYVDRKDFFDNGEWEILNATGARGNRRDGLYSFPFITYSFILKRLPLFYTLFLIIPCLGLSFLTVLVFYLPSDEGEKLSLSTSVLVSLTVFLLVIEEIIPSSSKVIPLIGEYLLFIMIFVTLSIIVTVFVINVHHRSSATYHPMSPWVRSLFLQRLPRMLCMRGHTDRYHYPELAPESPELNPRSGGQRSSGAHGQSPLEGKEDESQAWVTMLERATYSVRYISCHIRKEHFIREVVQDWKFVAQVLDRIFLWAFLTVSVLGTILIFTPALQIFLSTPPQSGPSNPH; this is encoded by the exons ATGAGAATCATCATGAATTTGCCGGTATCTGTGCTTGTCCTTTCGGCGATGTGTGCGTTTTGTCTCGGCACCATCCCCG GTGAGTTTGGCTCTCTGGCTGAGATGGAGGACCTCCTGTTAAGGAACCTGTTCCAGGGGTACCAGCGCTGGGTCCGGCCCATCCAGCACGCCAACGACACGGTCACAGTACGCTTTGGACTCAAGATCTCACAGCTGGTGGACGTG gatgagaaGAACCAGCTGATGACCACTAATGTGTGGCTGTGGCAG GAGTGGATAGATTATAAACTGCGATGGAACCCTGAGGACTATGGTGGGATCACATCGATCAGAGTTCCATCGGAGACCATCTGGTTGCCCGACATTGTGCTCTATGAGAA tgctGACGGGCGGTTCGAGGGCTCCCTGATGACCAAAGCCATCGTTAAGTCCAACGGTAGAATCACGTGGACCCCTCCGGCCAGCTACAAGTCGGCCTGCACCATGGACGTCACCTTCTTCCCCTTCGACAGACAGAACTGCTCCATGAAGTTTGGCTCCTGGACCTACGACGGTAACATGGTGGACATGATCCTGTTAGACGACTATGTCGACAGGAAGGACTTCTTCGACAACGGCGAGTGGGAGATCCTGAACGCCACGGGGGCCAGAGGAAACCGGCGAGACGGGCTGTATTCCTTCCCCTTCATAACGTACTCGTTCATTCTGAAACGTCTCCCGCTGTTCTATACCCTGTTTCTAATTATCCCGTGCCTCGGTCTGTCGTTCCTGACCGTGCTGGTGTTCTATCTGCCGTCGGACGAAGGGgagaagctctctctctccacctccgtcCTTGTGTCTCTCACTGTGTTCCTCCTGGTCATAGAAGAGATCATCCCGTCTTCCTCCAAGGTCATCCCTCTCATCGGGGAGTACCTCCTCTTCATCATGATCTTCGTCACCCTCTCCATCATCGTCACGGTGTTTGTCATCAACGTGCACCACCGGTCCTCAGCCACCTACCACCCCATGTCCCCCTGGGTTCGCTCCCTCTTCCTTCAGAGGCTACCTCGGATGCTGTGCATGCGGGGTCACACTGACCGGTACCACTACCCCGAGCTGGCGCCGGAGAGTCCTGAGCTGAATCCCCGGTCTGGGGGTCAGAGGAGCAGCGGGGCCCATGGACAGAGTCCTCTGGAGGGGAAGGAAGATGAGAGTCAAGCCTGGGTCACCATGCTGGAGAGAGCTACGTACTCCGTGCGTTACATCAGCTGCCATATACGCAAGGAACACTTTATCAGAGAG GTGGTCCAGGACTGGAAGTTTGTGGCTCAGGTTCTGGACAGGATCTTCCTGTGGGCCTTCCTCACTGTGTCGGTCCTAGGGACCATCCTGATCTTCACCCCTGCCCTGCAGATATTCCTTAGTACCCCTCCCCAGTCAGGACCCAGCAACCCCCATTAA